In Streptomyces sp. NBC_01707, a genomic segment contains:
- a CDS encoding helix-turn-helix transcriptional regulator gives MEVGEEFGPWLSRQLKIAGKTQAELADELGLTRAAVSAWITKRSVPRPTVMGEIAKALGTDLGTVHTRTTDTQAGLPVTWYHRPGYQDGGRDGGNAAAFAFDADVQVLARETCQNSLDERLVENGRPVRVRYTIHELTGEKLEAFRSALLWDELQPHYSAVSESAADQKVGRVVDAGVRDMFEKGRLILLRVDDYNASGLTGDDYGDGKFAAVVRRQLESLKSGRGAGGSYGLGKATLWATSALGMVLINSTLSVPHEGRTERRVIGRLELPWRSVDDTAYAGPAWLGRPDPETHNAEVVRSWWADEETVDRLYLTRDNDEPGTSFLIVGAHDVASLEQGGTASDDDEGNTGDGDGIRDIRVMHRRLIEALGRDFWAAMTGGGSRLPLLETSVRTYRNGEVVVEEETVDPTDTQPSRSRALRAFYEGTTVDRLTEAGQVALRTVPLRLPMSGGRAGTLGTHQGVLLVTEAEDKDGVPNQVHSLRGNRMTIKKSTVHGLPLGVTQFQAVLLVGHAAGEAAPFAGEAEEFLRAAEPPEHDRWGQTEELTLRWSHSAHNRISRLTTEVNAAVKELVVRPKRPGSEESAKLRKKLTVQRKTAAPKRRAGPTVPELVELDAEIGESKEWRITAEVKLPRADELPAMTPVVLLDVRSGGRPRLDWAELVAVEGCQVEGGVLHFEQGARKAVFRGATDPTSHPVRTELTRLALELRAGSGE, from the coding sequence ATGGAGGTCGGTGAGGAGTTCGGGCCCTGGCTGTCCCGTCAGCTCAAGATCGCGGGTAAGACGCAGGCGGAGCTGGCCGACGAGCTGGGTCTGACCAGGGCCGCGGTCTCGGCGTGGATCACCAAGCGCTCCGTGCCGCGCCCCACTGTCATGGGCGAGATCGCGAAGGCGCTCGGCACGGACCTGGGCACCGTGCACACCCGGACCACCGATACGCAGGCCGGCCTCCCGGTCACCTGGTACCACCGACCGGGCTACCAGGACGGAGGCCGCGACGGCGGTAACGCAGCGGCCTTCGCCTTCGACGCGGACGTCCAGGTCCTCGCGCGCGAGACGTGCCAGAACAGCCTCGACGAGCGGCTGGTGGAGAACGGACGTCCCGTCCGGGTGCGCTACACCATCCATGAACTCACGGGCGAGAAGCTGGAGGCGTTCCGCTCCGCCCTGCTCTGGGACGAACTCCAACCCCACTACTCGGCGGTCTCCGAGTCCGCCGCCGATCAGAAGGTCGGCCGCGTCGTGGACGCGGGCGTACGCGACATGTTCGAAAAGGGCCGCCTGATCCTCCTTCGGGTCGACGACTACAACGCCTCGGGCCTCACCGGCGACGACTACGGCGACGGCAAGTTCGCGGCAGTCGTCCGAAGGCAGTTGGAAAGCCTCAAGTCGGGGCGCGGTGCCGGAGGTTCGTACGGCCTCGGCAAGGCGACGCTCTGGGCCACCAGCGCGCTGGGCATGGTGCTCATCAACTCCACCCTCTCCGTGCCGCACGAGGGTCGCACCGAGCGCCGCGTCATCGGGCGGCTGGAGCTGCCGTGGCGCTCCGTCGACGACACCGCGTACGCGGGCCCGGCCTGGCTGGGGCGCCCCGATCCCGAGACGCACAACGCGGAAGTGGTCCGCTCCTGGTGGGCCGACGAGGAGACGGTCGATCGCCTCTATCTCACCCGCGACAACGACGAGCCGGGCACGTCCTTCCTCATCGTCGGTGCCCACGACGTGGCGAGTCTCGAACAGGGTGGAACGGCCTCGGACGACGATGAAGGCAACACGGGCGACGGTGACGGGATCCGCGACATCCGTGTCATGCATCGACGCCTAATCGAGGCACTGGGCCGGGATTTCTGGGCGGCCATGACCGGAGGCGGCAGCAGGCTCCCGCTGTTGGAGACCTCGGTGCGCACGTATCGCAACGGCGAGGTCGTCGTGGAGGAGGAGACCGTCGACCCCACCGACACCCAGCCCTCGCGCAGCCGGGCGTTGCGTGCGTTCTACGAGGGTACGACCGTGGACCGGCTCACCGAGGCCGGCCAGGTGGCCCTCCGTACCGTTCCGCTCAGGCTCCCCATGTCCGGCGGACGTGCGGGCACGCTCGGCACGCACCAAGGCGTGCTCCTGGTCACGGAGGCCGAGGACAAGGACGGGGTACCGAACCAGGTCCACTCGCTTCGTGGCAACCGGATGACCATCAAGAAGTCGACCGTCCACGGTCTGCCTCTGGGCGTCACCCAGTTCCAGGCCGTTCTCCTGGTGGGCCACGCGGCGGGAGAGGCGGCGCCCTTCGCAGGAGAGGCCGAGGAGTTCCTGCGGGCCGCTGAGCCTCCGGAGCACGATCGATGGGGCCAGACCGAGGAGTTGACCCTCCGTTGGTCCCACAGTGCCCACAATCGGATCTCCCGACTCACCACCGAGGTCAACGCAGCCGTCAAGGAGCTTGTGGTCCGGCCGAAGCGCCCCGGCTCCGAGGAGAGCGCCAAGCTGCGCAAGAAGCTCACCGTCCAGCGCAAGACCGCGGCCCCCAAGCGGCGTGCCGGGCCGACCGTGCCGGAGCTGGTCGAGCTGGACGCCGAGATCGGCGAGAGCAAGGAATGGCGGATCACGGCGGAGGTAAAGCTTCCCCGCGCCGACGAACTGCCTGCGATGACCCCTGTGGTCCTCCTCGACGTCCGCTCGGGCGGCAGGCCAAGACTCGACTGGGCCGAACTCGTCGCAGTGGAGGGCTGCCAGGTGGAAGGCGGAGTTCTGCACTTCGAGCAAGGTGCCCGCAAGGCGGTGTTCCGTGGGGCCACCGATCCCACCAGTCATCCGGTCCGCACCGAACTCACGCGACTCGCGCTCGAACTCCGTGCCGGCTCAGGGGAGTGA
- a CDS encoding DUF6339 family protein yields the protein MIEQPHYLPPRLGLLSATAADPFLTEDLLRGIQGHGGVDLAKVVEPLPEEDPRWRVEPLRELIDDALHQFKENRTEADAWLAPRLHAALRLTRREAADRRIWNHLALGVAPDYVVWRHPPVPSAKTPDPRVAAARFKGASDRQCFSRLWWAAEVFRNGGDYAPVVAACSNQDMIHSVMRSDLVDHRPTAQALVRIFQSGIATTGREFTGLMAAINTAGATLVYDAMAADEWRDPEDLRRWIEEAETAPPVPRHELPIGPEEEPVPEESVETLTKYFADLFETAPVRGRAPQG from the coding sequence GTGATCGAGCAGCCGCACTACCTTCCCCCGCGACTCGGTCTGCTCTCCGCGACGGCCGCCGATCCCTTCCTCACCGAGGATCTTCTCCGGGGGATCCAGGGGCACGGGGGAGTGGACCTGGCGAAGGTCGTCGAGCCTCTGCCGGAGGAGGACCCCCGCTGGCGAGTGGAACCCCTCCGGGAACTGATCGACGACGCGTTGCACCAGTTCAAGGAGAACCGGACGGAGGCCGACGCATGGTTGGCCCCCCGTCTGCACGCAGCTCTTCGCCTGACCCGGCGGGAGGCCGCCGATCGGCGGATCTGGAACCACCTCGCGCTCGGTGTCGCCCCGGACTACGTGGTGTGGCGGCATCCTCCTGTGCCTTCGGCGAAGACCCCCGATCCCCGTGTCGCCGCGGCCCGTTTCAAGGGCGCCTCCGACCGTCAGTGCTTCTCGCGCCTGTGGTGGGCGGCCGAAGTGTTCCGCAACGGCGGGGACTATGCCCCGGTGGTGGCCGCCTGCTCCAACCAGGACATGATCCACAGCGTGATGCGGTCTGACCTGGTCGACCACCGCCCGACGGCCCAGGCGTTGGTCCGTATTTTCCAGAGCGGCATTGCCACCACCGGCCGTGAGTTCACCGGCCTCATGGCCGCGATCAACACGGCCGGCGCCACTCTGGTCTACGACGCGATGGCCGCCGACGAGTGGCGGGACCCCGAAGATCTGCGCCGCTGGATCGAGGAGGCCGAGACCGCGCCTCCCGTACCCCGCCACGAGTTGCCGATCGGCCCGGAGGAGGAACCGGTCCCCGAGGAGTCCGTGGAGACGCTGACCAAGTATTTCGCCGACCTCTTCGAGACGGCCCCGGTCCGAGGGCGGGCGCCGCAGGGGTGA
- a CDS encoding DNA cytosine methyltransferase produces MSHDTHTSTSPAVFRIVDLFAGPGGLDVAAEALGHQVTGIEWDDNACETRAAAGMDTFAGDVRDYRAMDFPCAQVLTGGPPCQTFTVAGHGAGRRALDDVLEYIAQLHDAVRSKSTPWREIFRTWRKISEELRRKAAEADVVKAAKREDEAVRSVTRKAARKSLAEHGCSTEEIEFALKTLEAPLGLAHRDADVKNLFDALVSLEKSLDAHRARLEELGDERTGLVLQPLWWVIERSRRPGLDPYEAVVLEQVPAVMPVWKEYEKVLAALDYRTKTQMMHTEAFGVPQTRRRAVLMARYKTDVRELEETHHRYRPGGVPAASLDADRADTPLWGVDEASVGRRKKRRPKGPWVPMEAALKEARRIARETAPDLELPDRPAFTVVSNYGTGGDPAARGRRDHDAPSSTVTGKVSRNRLVHKGTNTDLPRFELAEAGVLQTFPVAYPWQGRDRSQQIGNAVPPRLALHVLLNVLEPKLSEEKVDARLDQAVEKLENWRLPSAPARIRRRKDLKGHPLNGG; encoded by the coding sequence ATGAGCCACGACACGCACACATCCACCTCACCTGCGGTTTTTCGCATCGTGGACCTGTTCGCAGGACCTGGAGGGCTGGATGTGGCTGCGGAGGCCCTCGGACATCAGGTCACCGGCATCGAATGGGACGACAACGCCTGCGAGACCCGCGCGGCGGCGGGGATGGACACCTTCGCCGGTGACGTCAGGGACTATCGGGCCATGGACTTCCCGTGCGCCCAGGTGCTGACGGGCGGACCACCGTGCCAGACGTTCACCGTCGCCGGACACGGGGCCGGCCGCAGGGCCTTGGACGACGTGCTGGAGTACATCGCGCAGCTGCACGACGCCGTGCGCTCGAAGTCGACGCCTTGGCGTGAGATCTTCCGCACCTGGCGCAAGATCTCCGAGGAACTACGGCGCAAGGCCGCCGAGGCAGATGTCGTCAAAGCCGCGAAGCGCGAGGACGAGGCGGTCCGTTCGGTCACCCGCAAGGCGGCCAGGAAGAGCCTCGCCGAGCACGGTTGCTCGACCGAGGAGATCGAGTTCGCTCTGAAGACGCTGGAGGCACCTCTCGGCCTCGCCCACCGGGACGCCGACGTCAAGAACCTGTTCGACGCTCTCGTCTCTCTGGAGAAGTCCCTCGACGCACATCGGGCCAGGTTGGAGGAGCTGGGCGATGAACGGACCGGGCTCGTTCTTCAACCGCTGTGGTGGGTGATCGAACGCAGCCGACGCCCGGGGCTTGATCCCTACGAGGCCGTCGTGCTGGAACAGGTACCCGCCGTGATGCCTGTGTGGAAGGAGTACGAGAAGGTGCTGGCCGCCCTCGACTACCGGACGAAGACGCAGATGATGCACACCGAGGCGTTCGGCGTCCCACAGACCCGTAGGCGTGCCGTGCTCATGGCCAGGTACAAGACCGACGTCCGGGAGCTGGAGGAGACCCACCACCGCTACCGGCCGGGCGGTGTTCCCGCGGCCTCCCTTGACGCAGATCGCGCGGACACCCCGCTCTGGGGTGTCGACGAGGCAAGCGTCGGCAGGAGAAAGAAGAGAAGGCCGAAGGGCCCCTGGGTGCCCATGGAAGCCGCCTTGAAGGAGGCTCGGCGCATCGCGCGGGAGACCGCTCCAGATCTGGAACTGCCGGACCGCCCTGCCTTCACCGTCGTCTCGAACTACGGGACAGGCGGCGACCCGGCCGCACGAGGGCGCCGTGACCACGACGCCCCGTCCTCGACGGTCACCGGGAAGGTGTCCCGCAACCGGCTCGTCCACAAGGGCACGAACACAGATCTTCCCCGCTTCGAACTCGCCGAGGCCGGGGTGCTCCAGACGTTCCCCGTCGCGTATCCCTGGCAGGGACGGGACCGGTCCCAGCAGATCGGCAACGCAGTGCCGCCTCGGCTCGCACTGCACGTGCTCCTGAATGTGCTCGAACCGAAACTGAGCGAGGAGAAGGTCGACGCCAGGCTGGACCAGGCCGTGGAGAAGCTCGAGAACTGGCGTCTCCCGAGCGCGCCTGCGAGGATCCGCCGGCGGAAGGATCTGAAGGGCCACCCTCTCAACGGTGGGTGA
- a CDS encoding DNA cytosine methyltransferase: protein MTDRLGFVDVCAGAGGLALGLESAGFSPVLLLDNKPQACATLLANRPDWKVVCEDMISFLPEEHPETLDVDLLSAGLPRVKSSAAVGRPDSEPELRLLMATIYLLHSVQPRALLLENLPALVDSPVYAEVRRFIAEELAHLGYRWSWFVLNAADFGVPQDREQGVLVALKEPWFDAFAPPKATVGEHVSAGQALRDSMAARGWPEAEAWADQATAVAPTLVGGSDNRGGADVGPTGTKRAWARMGINGNAFADEVPGPDYLWPRSNDVAHMPKITVDQAAVVQAFPPEWQITGQKTARYRQIGHATPPPVGRALGEAIATALRSSGRA from the coding sequence ATGACTGACCGACTGGGTTTCGTGGACGTCTGCGCGGGGGCGGGCGGCCTGGCATTGGGGCTGGAGAGTGCGGGTTTCTCGCCGGTGCTCCTGCTCGACAACAAGCCCCAGGCGTGCGCGACCCTTCTCGCCAACCGACCGGACTGGAAGGTCGTCTGCGAGGACATGATCAGCTTCCTCCCTGAAGAGCACCCGGAGACCCTGGACGTCGACCTGCTCTCGGCGGGCCTGCCCCGCGTGAAGTCCTCGGCCGCGGTGGGACGGCCGGACAGCGAGCCGGAACTGCGGCTGCTCATGGCCACGATCTACCTGCTCCACTCCGTCCAGCCCCGCGCCCTGCTGCTGGAGAACCTTCCGGCACTCGTCGACTCGCCCGTCTATGCGGAGGTACGCCGGTTCATCGCGGAGGAACTGGCTCACCTCGGCTACCGATGGAGCTGGTTCGTACTGAACGCCGCGGACTTCGGCGTGCCGCAGGACCGTGAGCAGGGTGTCCTGGTGGCACTCAAGGAGCCCTGGTTCGACGCCTTCGCCCCGCCGAAGGCGACGGTGGGCGAACACGTCTCGGCCGGTCAGGCACTGCGCGACTCGATGGCGGCACGAGGCTGGCCGGAGGCCGAAGCCTGGGCGGATCAGGCGACCGCCGTGGCTCCGACCCTCGTCGGCGGCTCGGACAACCGGGGCGGTGCCGACGTCGGCCCGACCGGCACGAAGCGTGCCTGGGCACGGATGGGGATCAACGGGAACGCGTTCGCCGACGAGGTGCCGGGTCCGGACTATCTGTGGCCCCGCTCGAACGACGTGGCGCATATGCCGAAAATCACGGTGGACCAGGCCGCCGTCGTGCAGGCGTTCCCCCCGGAGTGGCAGATCACAGGCCAGAAGACCGCCCGATACCGACAGATCGGCCATGCCACCCCTCCGCCGGTCGGCAGGGCACTCGGCGAGGCGATCGCGACCGCGTTGCGATCCTCTGGCCGGGCGTAG
- a CDS encoding very short patch repair endonuclease: protein MSTAEPSSPGVSARMSRQARRDTTPEVAVRKLLHAAGYRYRINERVPGMSRRTIDIAFTRAKVAVMIDGCFWHGCPEHATQPKANAEWWRQKLDRNMARDVETTAHLTAAGWTVLRFWEHVPAANVAAAVRTVVDRETREQGGRGAND, encoded by the coding sequence ATGAGCACGGCAGAACCTTCCTCCCCCGGGGTCTCCGCCCGGATGAGTCGCCAAGCGCGCCGCGACACCACCCCTGAGGTGGCGGTCCGGAAATTGCTGCATGCCGCGGGCTATCGCTATCGGATCAACGAACGCGTGCCGGGCATGTCCCGGCGCACCATCGACATCGCCTTCACCCGGGCCAAGGTGGCAGTGATGATCGACGGATGCTTCTGGCACGGTTGCCCCGAACACGCCACGCAACCGAAGGCGAACGCCGAGTGGTGGCGGCAGAAGCTGGATCGGAACATGGCACGGGACGTGGAGACGACGGCGCATCTGACGGCGGCCGGGTGGACGGTGCTGCGGTTCTGGGAGCATGTGCCGGCGGCAAATGTCGCGGCAGCGGTACGTACGGTGGTGGATCGGGAGACACGCGAGCAGGGCGGACGGGGAGCGAATGACTGA
- a CDS encoding Z1 domain-containing protein: MTDHLLNLHGDVLAAMRRGPKHFTKLAFVLSEADEPADTELSHFRDRIIAAGPGDELTALWHRTLTGWDLAEQADWSTAPPRTDERRADTYTRLGFGADLRKALDEAVPVFKEPGPTVISKEFASWYSRDLADVRSFYWNSYEQLLRRKGWSDAAVSSLDEASHAVVERLSDPTRTEAYGARGLVVGYVQSGKTANFTGVTAKAIDAGYRLVIVLGGTLNLLRGQTQRRLDMELIGQENILRGADPSDADALVGIDYQDDEDWPAKFVSHGHRPFNIERLTTRDNDYRSLLQGIRALEIEKREPHLPLYVPENLHRAAARVMVVKKNKSVLTNLVKDLKKIGPILREIPTLIIDDESDQASVNTSDPKKWESGQIQRTAINGLISQLLSLLPRAQYVGYTATPFANVFIDPSDGEDIFPRDFLISLPRPAGYMGVQDFHDLDGDGAAEETHVRGIYEESGDRLQEAMDAFVLTGALKLYRADRGVPEGPFRHHTMLVHESVKMDDHADLALRINTQWHQAGYTSHEGHARLERLLTSDFARYADDTLPTPDTYADLRPYVSRARQLINAGGNPVVVVNGDTDRYFSQIDLDFDRTPNVWKILVGGTKLSRGFTVEGLTVTYYRRTTRQADTLMQMGRWFGFRPGYRDLVRLYIGREEPLTKTQNVDLYEAFEAICHDEETFRSQLSRYAELVDGKPQVTPAQIPPLVSQHLPWIKPSGRNKMFNAELVEIRSPGQWVEPTAYPTDPLDLRHNVGVWSPVLESLDPVPVALSCSSPEHGRSDSYEALLGTVDHAALLQILCDLRWSAPTQFSPHLESLVAAGEYGPGIDDWLVVVPQQTSSRSTEATVLGSRPLTLAHRTRRRGDLFGAISEPKHRGVALRVAGALKDSADPLVESLVRERRGVLVLYPVVEAEPRLSDSGAIDPRHLVMALSLVAPKSSTGREGNLLRFRTIDSGRSDFAIIDREGDGS, translated from the coding sequence ATGACCGACCACTTGCTCAACCTGCACGGCGACGTCCTGGCCGCGATGCGACGTGGCCCCAAACACTTCACCAAGCTGGCCTTCGTCCTCTCCGAGGCCGACGAACCCGCCGACACGGAGCTGAGCCACTTCCGGGACCGCATCATCGCCGCGGGCCCCGGAGACGAACTCACCGCACTCTGGCACCGCACCCTGACCGGATGGGACCTGGCGGAACAGGCCGACTGGTCCACCGCCCCGCCCCGTACCGACGAGCGCCGCGCGGACACGTACACCCGCCTCGGCTTCGGCGCCGACCTGCGCAAGGCGCTCGACGAAGCGGTCCCGGTCTTCAAGGAGCCGGGTCCCACCGTCATCAGCAAGGAGTTCGCCTCCTGGTACTCACGCGACCTCGCGGACGTCCGCTCCTTCTACTGGAACTCCTACGAACAACTCCTGCGACGCAAGGGCTGGTCGGACGCCGCCGTCTCCAGCCTCGACGAGGCGAGTCACGCGGTGGTCGAGCGCCTCTCCGACCCCACCCGCACCGAAGCGTACGGTGCCCGCGGCCTGGTCGTCGGCTACGTCCAGTCCGGCAAGACCGCCAACTTCACCGGGGTCACGGCGAAGGCCATCGACGCCGGCTACCGCCTGGTCATCGTCCTCGGCGGCACCCTGAACCTCCTCCGGGGCCAGACCCAGCGCCGCCTGGACATGGAACTGATCGGCCAGGAGAACATCCTGCGCGGCGCCGACCCGTCGGATGCGGACGCCCTGGTCGGCATCGACTACCAGGACGACGAGGACTGGCCGGCGAAGTTCGTCAGCCACGGCCACCGCCCGTTCAACATCGAGCGCCTCACCACCCGGGACAACGACTACCGCAGTCTCCTGCAGGGAATCCGCGCTCTGGAGATCGAGAAGCGCGAGCCGCACCTCCCGCTGTACGTCCCCGAGAATCTGCACCGGGCCGCAGCCCGCGTCATGGTCGTCAAGAAGAACAAGTCCGTCCTGACGAACCTGGTGAAGGACCTCAAGAAGATCGGCCCGATCCTGCGCGAGATCCCCACCCTGATCATCGACGACGAGTCGGACCAGGCGTCCGTCAACACGTCCGACCCGAAGAAGTGGGAGTCGGGTCAGATCCAGCGCACGGCGATCAACGGGCTGATCTCCCAGCTGCTGAGCCTCCTCCCCCGCGCCCAGTACGTCGGCTACACCGCCACCCCGTTCGCGAACGTCTTCATCGATCCGAGCGACGGCGAGGACATCTTCCCGCGCGACTTCCTGATCTCCCTGCCACGGCCGGCGGGCTACATGGGCGTGCAGGACTTCCACGACCTGGACGGCGACGGCGCGGCGGAGGAGACGCACGTACGTGGCATATACGAGGAGTCGGGCGACCGACTCCAGGAGGCGATGGACGCATTCGTCCTGACGGGCGCACTGAAGCTGTACCGCGCCGACCGCGGGGTCCCGGAGGGCCCGTTCCGCCACCACACGATGCTGGTGCACGAGTCCGTGAAGATGGACGACCATGCCGATCTCGCACTGCGCATCAACACCCAGTGGCATCAGGCGGGTTACACCTCCCACGAAGGCCACGCCCGCCTGGAGAGACTGCTCACCTCGGACTTCGCCCGCTACGCGGACGACACTCTCCCGACCCCCGACACCTACGCCGACCTGCGTCCGTACGTCTCCCGCGCCCGCCAGCTCATCAACGCAGGCGGAAATCCGGTTGTCGTCGTCAACGGCGACACGGACCGCTACTTCTCCCAGATCGACCTGGACTTCGACCGCACACCGAACGTCTGGAAGATCCTTGTCGGCGGCACGAAACTGTCCCGCGGCTTCACCGTCGAGGGCCTCACGGTCACCTATTACCGCCGCACCACCCGCCAGGCGGACACCCTGATGCAGATGGGCCGCTGGTTCGGCTTCCGCCCCGGCTACCGCGACCTGGTCCGCCTGTACATCGGCCGTGAGGAACCGCTGACGAAGACGCAGAACGTCGACCTGTACGAGGCCTTCGAGGCGATCTGCCACGACGAGGAGACCTTCCGCTCTCAACTGTCACGCTACGCCGAACTGGTCGACGGAAAGCCGCAGGTGACCCCGGCCCAGATCCCGCCGCTGGTCTCCCAGCACCTGCCTTGGATCAAGCCGAGCGGTCGCAACAAGATGTTCAACGCGGAGCTGGTGGAGATCCGATCGCCGGGGCAGTGGGTCGAGCCGACGGCGTATCCGACCGATCCCCTGGACCTCCGGCACAACGTAGGTGTATGGAGTCCGGTCCTGGAGTCGCTGGACCCCGTCCCCGTCGCACTGAGCTGTTCCTCTCCCGAGCACGGCCGCAGCGACAGCTACGAGGCACTGCTCGGCACCGTCGACCATGCGGCGCTGCTGCAGATCCTGTGCGATCTACGGTGGTCCGCGCCCACCCAGTTCTCGCCGCATCTGGAGTCTCTCGTCGCGGCCGGCGAATACGGACCGGGCATCGACGACTGGCTGGTCGTGGTCCCGCAGCAGACCTCGAGCCGCAGCACCGAGGCAACGGTTCTCGGCTCCCGCCCGCTCACGCTGGCGCACCGTACCCGCCGACGTGGCGATCTCTTCGGTGCGATCAGCGAGCCGAAGCACCGTGGCGTCGCCCTGCGGGTGGCAGGCGCTCTCAAGGATTCCGCGGACCCCTTGGTCGAGTCGCTCGTGCGCGAGCGGCGCGGCGTCCTGGTCCTGTATCCCGTTGTCGAGGCCGAGCCCCGTCTGTCGGACAGCGGAGCAATCGATCCTCGACACCTGGTCATGGCGCTCTCGCTGGTCGCTCCGAAATCGTCGACCGGCCGGGAGGGGAACCTGCTGCGCTTCCGGACCATCGATTCGGGGAGGAGCGATTTCGCAATCATTGATCGCGAGGGCGACGGGTCGTAG
- a CDS encoding ATP-binding protein yields MPPYQPSADWQYEIPTTGSKRLPPAARYVESLTHQGYGFEAAIADLVDNSIDAGARNVVVSFLRDDDRLAGLLVVDDGCGMNDEALDTAMTVGGREGYAASALGHFGAGLKAASLSHADSLTVISRTKKSPSTGRRWLTARAQADFTCDVVDPRYCQDLVDRYDGVVEWHGTIVRWDRVRAFDTVTTGQADRFLNDAIEKLETHLGLYLHRFLAREDFNVDIVVEDVRTKEELDHRGVEPIDPFGYRIPGRSGYPRTYSAPVEGVGEVVLTAHIWPPKSPLVSFRGIGPLAERQGFYIYRNDRLVQAGGWNSTRSAEGHLALARIAVDLPSGPNDVFSLTVKKDGVTVTPAFARGLEQATDDSGQTFAAYLQEAETTYREAARRATEPQRKAVLPAGKGLDPKLRRALRDELPELEGEDAITFRWDTLPSEVFFELDRDEREVKLNKEYRQAFNGGRRGGLNDAPVVKSMLYLMVNEIFQKERVRAVHTDNVALWNSVLVTAARCELAR; encoded by the coding sequence ATGCCGCCTTATCAGCCTTCTGCCGACTGGCAGTACGAGATCCCGACGACCGGCAGCAAGCGGCTGCCGCCCGCCGCCCGTTACGTCGAATCGCTGACGCACCAGGGGTACGGCTTCGAGGCGGCCATAGCCGACCTCGTCGACAACTCCATCGACGCAGGCGCCCGTAACGTCGTCGTCAGCTTCCTCCGGGACGACGACCGCCTCGCCGGCCTCCTTGTCGTCGACGACGGGTGCGGCATGAACGACGAGGCCCTGGACACCGCGATGACGGTCGGCGGCCGTGAGGGATACGCAGCAAGCGCGCTGGGCCACTTCGGGGCGGGTCTCAAAGCAGCCTCCCTCTCGCACGCCGATTCGCTGACCGTCATCAGCCGCACCAAGAAGAGTCCGTCCACCGGCCGCCGCTGGCTGACGGCGCGCGCTCAGGCCGACTTCACGTGCGACGTCGTCGACCCCCGCTACTGCCAGGACCTCGTCGACCGCTACGACGGGGTCGTCGAGTGGCACGGCACGATCGTCCGCTGGGACCGGGTGCGGGCCTTCGACACCGTGACGACGGGGCAGGCCGACCGCTTCCTGAACGACGCGATCGAGAAGCTGGAGACCCACCTCGGTCTGTACCTGCACCGCTTCCTCGCCCGTGAGGACTTCAACGTCGACATCGTCGTGGAGGACGTCCGGACCAAGGAGGAACTCGACCACCGCGGCGTCGAACCGATCGACCCGTTCGGCTACCGGATACCGGGGCGGTCCGGCTACCCGCGTACGTACAGCGCACCCGTCGAAGGCGTCGGCGAAGTGGTGCTGACCGCCCACATCTGGCCGCCGAAGTCACCGCTGGTCAGCTTCCGCGGCATCGGTCCGCTCGCCGAACGCCAAGGCTTCTACATCTACCGCAACGACCGCCTCGTCCAGGCAGGCGGCTGGAACAGCACCCGCAGCGCCGAGGGACACCTCGCGCTGGCCCGGATAGCCGTCGACCTGCCGTCCGGGCCGAACGATGTCTTCAGCCTCACGGTGAAGAAGGACGGCGTGACGGTCACCCCCGCCTTCGCCCGCGGCCTCGAACAGGCCACGGACGACAGTGGCCAGACGTTCGCCGCCTACCTCCAGGAGGCGGAGACGACGTACCGGGAAGCTGCCCGTCGCGCCACCGAGCCGCAGCGCAAGGCCGTCCTCCCGGCCGGCAAGGGCCTGGACCCGAAGCTGAGGCGTGCACTACGTGACGAACTTCCGGAACTGGAGGGCGAGGACGCGATCACCTTCCGCTGGGACACACTGCCGTCGGAGGTGTTCTTCGAACTCGACCGTGACGAGCGGGAGGTCAAGCTCAACAAGGAGTACCGGCAGGCCTTCAACGGGGGCCGCCGCGGCGGCCTGAACGACGCCCCGGTCGTCAAGAGCATGCTCTACCTCATGGTCAACGAGATCTTCCAGAAGGAACGGGTGCGGGCCGTCCACACCGACAACGTGGCGCTGTGGAACAGCGTCCTGGTGACCGCCGCCCGCTGCGAACTCGCGCGCTGA